A window of the Deinococcus gobiensis I-0 genome harbors these coding sequences:
- a CDS encoding amidohydrolase family protein, with amino-acid sequence MTASAAPRLLTCDLLYTGLGGAQSPGAVVVSGGVVAATGHPDTLRANYPQATEEHVGGVIAPPPVNAHTHLDMSAYDFAALPYFRWIPEVVIAGRERRGPQAALAGADTLARLGTGGVGDIVWSPEVMDALLGRDDLSGTLYFEVLGPVPAQADERFRVMREQVEGWRRRERPADDPRGALRVGLSPHTPFNLSSRLMRLVMDYAAGEGLPTQIHVAEHPAEVELFASGGGPIWDNRFAPLYPPTFAEVIGRVPEAGLTPVRYLDDLGVLAARPTLVHMVNVTQDDIARVARAGCAAVTCPRSNANLECGTFPWTAFAAAGVEVALGTDSVASGETLDVRGEVEFARTLYPGLDPRVIVRAAVKGGHRVLGTRAPFIRRGEEWRDEYLW; translated from the coding sequence ATGACTGCTTCTGCCGCGCCCCGTCTGCTGACCTGCGACCTGCTGTATACCGGCCTGGGCGGCGCGCAGTCGCCGGGGGCGGTCGTGGTGTCGGGCGGGGTGGTGGCGGCCACCGGGCACCCCGACACCCTGCGCGCCAACTACCCGCAGGCGACCGAGGAACATGTGGGCGGCGTCATCGCTCCCCCGCCCGTGAACGCGCACACCCACCTCGACATGAGCGCCTACGACTTCGCGGCGCTGCCCTACTTCCGCTGGATTCCCGAGGTGGTCATCGCGGGCCGGGAGCGCCGGGGGCCACAAGCCGCCCTGGCCGGGGCCGACACGCTGGCGCGCCTGGGCACGGGCGGCGTGGGCGACATCGTGTGGTCGCCGGAGGTCATGGATGCCCTGCTGGGCCGCGACGACCTCTCCGGTACCCTGTATTTCGAGGTGCTGGGGCCGGTGCCGGCGCAGGCCGACGAGCGCTTCCGGGTCATGCGTGAGCAGGTCGAGGGCTGGCGGCGGCGTGAGCGGCCCGCCGACGACCCGCGCGGCGCACTGCGGGTGGGCCTCTCGCCGCACACGCCCTTCAACCTCAGCTCTCGCCTCATGCGGCTCGTCATGGACTACGCGGCGGGCGAGGGCCTGCCCACCCAGATCCACGTGGCCGAGCATCCGGCCGAGGTCGAACTGTTCGCTAGCGGCGGCGGCCCCATCTGGGACAACCGCTTCGCGCCGCTGTATCCCCCCACCTTCGCGGAGGTCATCGGCCGCGTGCCGGAAGCGGGCCTGACGCCGGTGCGCTACCTCGACGACCTGGGGGTGCTCGCGGCCCGGCCCACTCTGGTCCACATGGTCAACGTGACGCAAGACGATATCGCCCGTGTGGCGCGTGCGGGCTGCGCGGCCGTAACCTGCCCGCGCAGCAACGCCAACCTGGAATGCGGCACCTTTCCCTGGACGGCCTTCGCGGCGGCCGGGGTGGAGGTGGCGCTGGGCACCGACTCGGTCGCCAGTGGCGAGACGCTGGACGTCCGGGGCGAGGTCGAGTTTGCCCGCACGCTGTATCCGGGCCTCGACCCGCGCGTGATCGTCCGGGCGGCGGTCAAGGGCGGACACCGCGTCCTGGGGACCCGCGCGCCCTTCATCCGGCGCGGCGAGGAGTGGCGCGACGAGTACCTGTGGTGA
- a CDS encoding sporulation protein, with protein MGFLGKMMAAVGIGAARVDTRLSRPEARVGERLSGVVAVQGGRVEQRIERVNLGLATRYRSDDSTVTHTLFSQPVVPGFTIRPGETREFPFELPVPHGTPLSLPGSEVWLVTDADIEGAADPGDTDGVWIRPSEDMETVIQAAQDLGFRLQRSETEYRFGSVVQELSFRPPAGQYRLTELELAFFPAPGGLDLLLEVDRRATGLASLLTSEFEQKGRWFVPAALLRQGSGAVARELRGRVQALS; from the coding sequence ATGGGATTTCTCGGAAAGATGATGGCCGCCGTCGGCATCGGCGCGGCGCGCGTGGATACCCGCCTGAGCCGCCCCGAGGCGCGCGTGGGCGAGCGGCTCTCCGGCGTGGTCGCCGTGCAGGGCGGCCGGGTCGAGCAGCGCATCGAGCGCGTGAACCTGGGGCTGGCGACGCGCTACCGCAGCGACGACAGCACCGTCACCCACACGCTGTTCTCGCAGCCGGTGGTGCCGGGCTTCACCATCCGCCCCGGCGAGACGCGCGAGTTTCCTTTCGAGCTGCCGGTGCCGCATGGCACGCCCCTGAGTCTGCCCGGTTCCGAGGTGTGGCTGGTGACCGATGCCGATATCGAGGGCGCCGCCGATCCCGGCGACACCGACGGCGTGTGGATCCGGCCCAGCGAGGATATGGAAACCGTCATCCAGGCGGCGCAGGACCTCGGCTTCCGATTGCAGCGCAGCGAAACCGAGTACCGCTTCGGCAGCGTCGTGCAGGAACTCAGCTTCCGGCCTCCCGCCGGACAGTACCGCCTGACCGAGCTGGAACTGGCCTTCTTTCCGGCTCCCGGCGGCCTGGACCTGCTGCTGGAGGTGGACCGCCGCGCGACCGGCCTGGCGAGTCTGCTGACCAGCGAGTTCGAGCAGAAGGGCCGCTGGTTCGTGCCCGCCGCGCTGCTGCGCCAGGGGTCGGGCGCCGTGGCGCGCGAGTTGCGGGGCCGCGTGCAGGCCCTGAGCTGA
- the ppgK gene encoding polyphosphate--glucose phosphotransferase, with the protein MSVILGIDIGGSGIKGAPVDTATGKLVAERHRIPTPEGAKPGDVQEVVAQLVRHFGHAGPVGVTFPGIVQHGKTLSAANVDKDWIGLDADALFSRATGRDVTLINDADAAGLAEARFGAGAGVRGTVLVLTFGTGIGSALIHDGVLVPNTEFGHLWLRDKHAETWASDRARERDDLNWKQWAKRAAAYIEHLELLLSPDLFIIGGGVSKKADKWQDLLVPARSKLVPAALQNEAGIVGAAMIAEHRLSAQPA; encoded by the coding sequence ATGAGCGTGATTCTGGGCATCGACATCGGCGGCAGTGGCATCAAGGGTGCGCCCGTGGATACGGCGACCGGCAAGCTGGTGGCCGAGCGTCACCGGATCCCCACCCCCGAGGGCGCGAAGCCCGGCGACGTGCAGGAGGTCGTGGCGCAGCTCGTGCGGCATTTCGGGCACGCCGGCCCGGTGGGCGTCACCTTTCCCGGCATCGTGCAGCACGGCAAGACCCTGAGCGCGGCGAACGTGGATAAGGACTGGATCGGTCTGGACGCCGACGCGCTGTTCAGCCGCGCCACGGGCCGCGACGTGACCCTCATCAACGACGCCGACGCCGCCGGGCTGGCCGAGGCCCGCTTCGGGGCCGGGGCGGGCGTGCGCGGCACGGTGCTCGTGCTGACCTTCGGCACCGGCATCGGCAGCGCCCTGATCCACGACGGGGTCCTGGTGCCCAACACCGAGTTCGGCCACCTATGGCTGCGCGACAAGCACGCCGAGACCTGGGCCTCCGACCGCGCCCGCGAGCGCGACGACCTGAACTGGAAGCAGTGGGCCAAGCGCGCGGCGGCGTACATTGAGCACCTCGAACTGCTGCTCTCACCCGACCTGTTCATCATCGGCGGCGGCGTGAGCAAGAAGGCCGACAAGTGGCAGGACCTGCTCGTGCCCGCGCGCAGCAAGCTCGTGCCCGCCGCCCTCCAGAACGAGGCGGGCATCGTCGGGGCCGCCATGATCGCCGAGCACCGCCTCTCGGCCCAGCCGGCCTGA